From Pseudoalteromonas viridis, the proteins below share one genomic window:
- a CDS encoding MFS transporter, whose protein sequence is MQLMFVLLSVFIATVGVALPFPLLSPMFLGEQVSVFNDVNLDPELMLALALASYPAGMLLGSCVIGGLADAYGKVKILTITMLLSAIFYAASGLSISQGFFYIFVISRFVSGVFEGNIAIASALALELGGEDNQANAQSKLNSATFLGWLVGPILGGVLATYSFALVFYAVAGVLVLSAVLLFFRVQEQTVCAQKDNRQKSFVSLFVEANSLGLLKYQTILKMLSVYFVIAFGLNAFYQFYPAWLVDKFDSNTVDISIYTTIMAVSMSLFSFFLMSLVQKYISFRVGLVLACLSLSLLIALLPVISAWGIYVIFALLGTFIAIFSGLFPVLFCQTCESEASGKGTAMGLLVFAYTLSSIVVALVGGYILKVESNYLLWVSASAILLGKFLLARTLVSEQIPVLEKS, encoded by the coding sequence ATGCAATTGATGTTTGTTTTACTCAGTGTTTTCATTGCAACGGTGGGTGTTGCACTACCATTTCCACTTTTGTCACCTATGTTTTTGGGTGAGCAAGTATCTGTATTTAATGATGTAAATTTGGATCCTGAACTTATGCTGGCACTGGCGCTCGCGAGTTATCCCGCTGGTATGTTGCTGGGCTCTTGTGTCATTGGTGGGCTTGCTGATGCATATGGTAAGGTCAAAATCCTGACTATCACTATGCTGCTTTCAGCGATCTTCTACGCCGCGTCGGGTCTTTCAATTTCACAAGGTTTTTTTTACATTTTTGTAATTTCTAGGTTTGTATCGGGTGTTTTTGAAGGGAATATCGCGATAGCAAGTGCACTGGCTCTGGAGCTTGGTGGAGAAGATAATCAAGCTAACGCACAGTCCAAGCTAAACTCTGCAACATTTTTGGGTTGGTTAGTGGGGCCAATACTTGGGGGAGTGCTGGCAACTTATAGTTTTGCGCTTGTGTTTTACGCAGTGGCGGGTGTGCTTGTATTATCTGCTGTTTTACTATTTTTCCGTGTCCAAGAACAAACTGTATGTGCTCAAAAAGATAATAGACAAAAGAGTTTTGTTTCTTTATTTGTTGAAGCCAATTCACTCGGCTTACTAAAATATCAGACGATATTAAAAATGCTTTCAGTTTATTTTGTTATTGCGTTCGGGCTAAATGCTTTCTATCAATTCTATCCAGCATGGTTAGTTGATAAATTCGATTCAAACACGGTCGATATATCTATTTACACCACCATCATGGCAGTATCAATGTCATTGTTCAGCTTCTTCTTAATGTCGCTGGTACAGAAATATATTAGTTTTAGAGTTGGTTTGGTGCTTGCTTGTTTAAGTCTGTCGTTACTCATTGCATTACTTCCTGTCATAAGCGCCTGGGGAATTTATGTGATATTTGCCTTGCTTGGCACTTTCATTGCCATATTTAGTGGCTTATTTCCGGTTTTGTTTTGCCAGACGTGCGAATCGGAAGCCAGTGGAAAAGGCACGGCCATGGGACTACTCGTATTTGCATACACCCTGTCTAGCATTGTGGTTGCTTTGGTCGGAGGTTATATACTCAAAGTGGAAAGTAACTACTTACTTTGGGTTAGCGCAAGTGC